A stretch of DNA from Acipenser ruthenus unplaced genomic scaffold, fAciRut3.2 maternal haplotype, whole genome shotgun sequence:
CAGCTGGATTAGCGCCGCCCCTGTGATAAGGAAACTTTGTTTACTGGGAGGGGAGTCGGTTTTCAAAACAGGAAACGTTTTTAAGACTAGGAGACACAAAGTACTTATACTCCTGCATTCGGATATTGAGCTTCGGGAGAAAGCGAGTTGCTGTGAACGATGCaggtttctgtttattattattattataatgatttgttataatgaatgaattaatgaatgaattaattggCCAATTCAGTTTTCAAAACttcaaaaacttaaaaaaaaccgAAACATTTCTGCTAGAATTACTACAGCGCCAGTCCCCAGGCATGTGCGGAAATTACTCTATggaatatttgtttttgtgtgttttttgatgATAAATTTATcagaatgaaatatatatatatatatatatatatatatatatatatatatatatatatatatatatatatatatatatatatatataatggcagtaATGTACTGTCGTATTTCAGAGATAAAAACTCGTCAGGGAGTCGCGGATACTATGACGGTGAATAGGATGCGAATAAATGAGGTTCAactgtatacatactgtatattttaaatataaatatataaactaaCACCAAACACTGTTATTATGTAAAAGGCTGGTGGCATTAGCAAGGTGTCCGGGGTCCGAACGCACCCGAACTTAGCTCAGCAGAATTCGGGTCCCATACCAACCAAACCGGGACCAGCGACCGAACTGTTCGTGGACGCGAACTTCCCGAAAGGACTGCCGGACCCCGCGGGGGAAATCGTGTGGAAACGACCAAAGgtgaattattttattatataaatcTATTGTGCAACATCAATACACGTCAGTATATTTGCAAGGTAAATTTTCTGTGTGCTTTTCCCACAGTGTACCCTGGcttgacatgtttattaatatgctttacaatgcttccctatgctttaccacacctctctgtgctttacaatgcttccctatgctttaccagacctctctgtgctttacaatgcttccctatgctttaccatacctctctgtgctttacaatgcttccctatgctttaccagacctctctgtgctttacaatgcttccctatgctttaccagacctctctgtgctttacaatgcttccctatgctttaccagacctctctgtgctttacaatgcttccctatgctttaccagacctctctgtgctttacaatgcttccctatgctttaccacacctctctgtgctttacaatgcttccctatgctttaccacacctctccgtgctttacaatgcttgcctatgcttcaccatgcctcTGGGCTGTGTTTGTAGCAGGAATGTAGAGTCTCAGTAGGCAGGCTGTCTCTTGCTCAGGAAGCACAGCCTCCTTCAGGCTAAAAGTTTATTCAGAAGTATGGCGCGGTGAGTTAGtcatgctgttgtgttttttttttaggagctCTGTGCCTCTCCGCAGTTCATCATCGATGGAGCTTCCCGGACTGACATCTGTCAGGGCAGACTGGGTGAGTCCCTGAGACGCTCACAGCACAGAGCTGCGGCATCACAGCCAGACGCTCAGGAGACTGACAGGAGCCTGCATTCAgagacaaacgtttccactagaagtctttctgtgtcttcagtgtaaattcaatggcaaacgtttccactagaagtctttctcagcgtcttcagtgtaaattcaatggcaaacgtttccactagaagtctttctcagcgtcttcagtgtaaattcaatggcaaacgtttccactagaagtctttctcagtgtcttcagtgtaaattcaatggcaaacgtttccactagaagtctttctcagtgtcttcagtgtaaattcaatggcaaacgtttcctctagaagtctctgtgtcttcagtgtaaattcaatgacaaacatttttgtgtgtctgtgtgtgtgtgtctgtgcctctgtgtgtctgcctctgtgtgtgtgtgtgtgtgtctgtgcctctgtgtgtctgcctgtgtgtgtgtgcctctctgtgtgtgtgtgtgtgtgtctgtgcctctgtgtgtctgtgcctctgtgtgtgtgtgtgtgtctgtgcctctgtgtatctgtgtctctgtctgtgtctctgtctgtgtgtctgtgcctctgtgtgtgtgtgtgtgtctgtgcctctgtgtgtctgtgcctctgtgtgtgtgtgtgtctgtgcctctgtgtatctgtctctgtctgtgtctctgtctgtgtgtgtgtctg
This window harbors:
- the LOC131730127 gene encoding calpain-9-like, with product MQAGGISKVSGVRTHPNLAQQNSGPIPTKPGPATELFVDANFPKGLPDPAGEIVWKRPKELCASPQFIIDGASRTDICQGRLGDCWFLSAVASLTLHQPLMDQVIPEGQGFGSGYTGRFTFKVRSQPPWGLYTSPQEGDRNLSHSQAFRTASY